Sequence from the Aerococcus tenax genome:
AGTAGTTCGGGATCCAGTCCTAGCCATTTTTCATCAGTTAAGAATTCCCAAGCCCAAGGAATAACCTCTTCTTTAAAGTAATCCCCTACTGACCAGTTACCGAGCATTTCAAAGAAGGTTTGGTGGCGAGCGGTAACTCCAACATTTTCAATATCGTTAGTCCGAATACATTTTTGCGCATTAGCAATTCTTGGATTTTCCGGCACTTCTGACCCATCTAAGTAATGTTTTAGGGCAGCAACCCCGGAGTTCATCCAAAGTAAAGTAGGATCGTTGTCTGGAACTAAGGAAGCACTAGGGTAAATATCATGTCCCTTGCCCTTCCAAAAATCCATCCACATTTGACGTATTTCTTCACCCGTTAATTTCTTCATGATATGTTAAAACCTCCTATAAAATAAAAAAGCACCTTGATGTTATTAGATGAGGGCGCCGTAGCACGGTACCACCTCATTTATAACATCAACGTGCGATATTATGTCTTCATTAAAATACTGGATAACGCGAGTAGCGGCAAATTTTCATTTGCATTGTCAAAAGGGAGCATTTCTATTACTGAGTGCTTTCACCAGAGCTGCACTCTCTCTATCAACTAAATAGAAACATGGCCTTTTCAATCATTTAAGCGAATTTATTATACGCTTTTTAATTTTCATTTGTCAACTATTAATGATTCCTAGCGAATAAGAAAACTAGTCTACATAGGAAGTTTCTTTATCTCCTAACCAGGAATAGACATAGCCAATGACAAAGCCACCACCAACAAGATTACCTAAGAAAGTAAAGACAAAGTTCTTAAGCACATTAGCCAAGGTCATCCCGTCAACAGGGCCTCCATTGGAGAAGAAAGCTAATGGGAAGGAAACAAAGTTAGCAATCACGTGTTCATAACCTAAGAAGGCAAAAATAAAAATAATAAAGATAATCGCATAAACCCGTCCATCTGCGTTGACCATCCGATTGCTAGCAACCACAGCACTATTAACGATAATATTAGCTAAAATCCCCTCAATAAAAATTGTAAGCGCTGATTTAACAAATTTTCCTGAAACTGCTGTAAATAAATAATGATCAGCAGGTAAATCTTGGAAAATCGTGGTTCTTGAAAAAATATAAGCACAAACAAGGCCACCAATAAAATTAAATAAAACACAAACCATTAAAATCGTAAAAGCCTTTTGCCAGCTGATATATTTTTTTCGTGCTCCAACTACCAAAAAGTTCATATTAGCAGTCGCTAATTCACCATTCATATAAATAATAAGTACCAATGACCATGCAAAAAAGAAGGCAAAAGTAAATTTACCTAAGCCTGGGGCTACTAAATTCGTTTGTTGGGCGGTCATCATAGCGATTGCTGTCCCAAAAGTTAAGAATAAAGTGGCGTATACACTCCTTAGCGCGTATCTCCAAAAACTTTTATCAAATAGTTCTGTCTTCTTCTCTACATTATCAAAAGTTAAAGGGCCTAGAATTCCTTTCTCAGGGCGCTTGCCATTAATATAAGCCATTGCCGTCAGTCCTTTCTAAATGAGCTAAATTTCTAGCCTAACTAAATAAATCCAATACTCACATTTTATCGATATTTTAAGAAATAAACAAGATTTTTGCAATATTTGAATAAATTTATTAGTTTTTATAAACTCAGGATCAGCAAATTTAGCTTCTATCTGCTTTAACTAGGCTTTTTCGGCTACTTTTTGCACGTGGGTAGTAAAAGAGAAAAAATAAACGGCTGATTTCATTTCTTAAAAATCATAGGGGCTGATGCCATCCATACCAATTAAAGGATCGATCTGACCACTTTCAAGTAAGTCAGGAGTTAACCAATCGACCTTTACATTCATTCCCGAGTTTCCAGTATCCTCTTGCTGGTCCCCTGACTCATCTCCTTGAGACCTGGTACTTTGATCCTGACTAGGACTTGCTTCACTTGACTGCGAGTTCAGTTTAGGAAGTAATTCGTCTTCTTCAAGTAGGGAGCGGTAAAGGTTAGTATGGCGTTGGCTGGCCTGGGTTTGAATGGCAGATTGGAAGGCTTGAACTTCACCGCAGAGAATTAAGGATTGCTTAGCTCTGGTGATCGCTGTATAGAGCAAATTGCGTTGGAGCATGCGTTGGTATTGACTGATTAAAGGGAGGATAACGATAGGAAATTCGCTTCCTTGCGATTTATGAATCGAAACACAATACGCCAAGGTTAATTGGTTAAAATCTTGCCGGTTGTATGTGACCTCATTGCCGTCGAAATCAACCACTATTTCATCACTTTGGCTGGTCGTTTCCTTGGCATAAAATATCGCCACGATTTCTCCCATATCCCCGTTAAAGACATTCATTTCAGCTTGGTTTTGTAACTGCAAGACCTTATCCCCTAAGCGAAAAAGACGGTTGAAGTGGCTAACTTGGCGCTTATTGCCATCAGTATTTGGATTTAAACTTTCCTGCAATTTCTGATTAATCTGATCGATGCCGGCCTGCCCCTTATACATGGGGGCCAAAACTTGAATATCTTTAACATCATAATCTTTTTCAAGAGCACGTTTAGCCACCGCTGCAATAAAATCAGCTAAGTGGAAATAATCTACCCGGAAAAATGACCGGTCAGCCTTATTTTTGGTAAGATCGACAGGCATTTCCCCATTTTTTATATCATGAGCCAATAAAGTGATGGTTGAATTGGCATCTTGACGAAATATTTCGTCGAGCTCGCGCCAGGCGATTGTCTGACTTCTCAAGAGATCTGACAGCACTTGTCCTGGACCAACTGAGGGCAGTTGATCTTTATCCCCTACCAAGATAATTTGCATATCATCAGGAACTGCTTCTAATAATTGAAAGAATAACCAAGTGTCTACCATAGACATCTCATCAATAATCAGTAAGTCCCCTGCAATAGTCTCTTTATCCGAAGTTATGATATTATTTTCATCTTCTTCACCAGTGAGACCGATTAAACGATGAATAGTGGTTGCCACTAGGCCAGTAGTTTCACTCATCCGCTTGGCAGCCCGTCCAGTTGGAGCTGCCAAACGAATAGGAAAATCACTCGGGTCATAATCCCCTAGGCGGATATTATTTAACCGGCAATAAATATCGATGATTCCTTCTAAAACCGTGGTTTTTCCCGTACCCGGTCCCCCAGTTAGAATAAATAATTTCTCTTCTAGGGCTTCAATAATTGCTTTCCTTTGAGCGGGTCCATATTGAATACCTAATTTTGCTTCGGTTTCCTCTATTTCATTAGCCAAATTATCATTCTCATATTTAGACTGAGTTCGTTCATTCTTGATACGTTTTAAACGTTTAACAATCCCCTTCTCTGCATAATAGAGACTAGGAAGAAAATAACCCTCTTCAGTCGCAATCACTTCATTGGTATCTACCAAGTCGCTCAAGCGATCAGCCACTTGCTGCATGTCAACCATTTGTAGATTCATTTGGCTTTTATTTAATAGATTGAGAACCTGCTGGAATAGTTCTTCCTTCTTAACATAAGTATCCCCATTGCTATAACAAATTGTTTCTAATGAAAAAGTAATCGCCCCTTGGATGCGTAAAGGCGAGTCATAGGCAAATTCTAAACGTTGGGCCAGTAAATCAGCCTTTTGAAAACCAAAACCCTGAATATTTTTAACCAAGAAATAGGGATTTTCTTTAATCAATTCAACCGCTTCATCTTGGTATTTAGCATAAATCTTGCCTGCCAAGTGGTTAGAAAAGCCCATCTCCGATAATTGAATAAAGGTATCCTCATTGCCACGATTAGCCTTTACTTTCTCATGTAACATTTGCTGTTTATTCTTGGTCAGGCCCTTAACTTCTTTCAAACGTTCGGGTTGATTTACAATTAAGTCAATGGTCTTCTCACCTAAGGTATTGACCACACGTTCAGCCAATATTTTCCCAATTCCTGGAAATTCATCGCTGGATAAATATTTGATTAAGCCATCTTTACTGGTAATTTTTATTCCTTCATAATGGGAGACTTTGAATTGAACCCCGTACTTAGGATGATCAACTAAGTTCCCGAAGAATTGGTATGTAGTTCCGTCCTGGATAGTTCCAAAATTTCCTGTCACGACAATATTTTTTTCGGAGTAAAGGGTGTTGGTATCATCAACCGTAATCCGCATCACCCGATAATAATTATCTGGATTAGAAAAAAAGGTAGCTTCTACTTCGCCGATGAAATAATCTTCTGTAGCTGCCATTCCCTTATCCCTCCTAGTCACAATCTTTGCTTATTATATCACAGAATATCACTGGATTTATCCTCCGCCAAGCCCGCCCTCTGCTCACCTTTCTTCTATATAAATGCCCGCTATACCATTTTCTCTCTTTCACGCCCTAAATAAAGAAAAAGCTGTAGCTTAGCTTCTAGCTTCCAAGTTAGATAAGGTCTTCCTGGATAAGCCAAAAACTAGTTACAGCTGTATCTTAAAATCATCCTAATTTATAGTCTGCTTTTAGAAATGATTCATCTATTTGATTATTGGTATTGTAACTTTTTATCATCCTTATAGGCAGCGTCAATGGTTGCTCCCCCTAAACAAACTTCATCTTGGTAGAAGACTACCGACTGTCCTGGTGTAATAGCCCGAACTGGCTCTTCAAAGTCTACCCTTAACTGATCATCAGATAAGAAGCTGACTTTCACTGGGATATCTTTTTGCCGGTAACGGAACTTAGCAGTGCAGGTAAAGTCTTCACGTGGAAAATGGTCACTGGTAAAAGAAACTTCACTGGCTAATAAGTAGTCAGCATAGAGCAAGGGATGATGGTAGCCTTGGCCGACATAGAGTTCATTTTTAGCCTGGTTCTTTCCAATAACAAACCAAGGTTCATTATTACCAACCTTGGTGCCTCCAATTCCCAAGCCCTTACGTTGACCGATGGTATAATACATCAGTCCATGGTGCTCAGCCATCACTTGGCCGTCTAAGGTTTTCATTAGACCAGGTTTAGCTGGTAAGTAATTGGAAAGGAAGGCATTAAAGTCGCGCTCACCAATAAAACAGACCCCGGTGGAGTCCTTTTTATGGGCCGTCTTTAGATTATGATCTTCGGCAATTTTTCGCACTTCCGACTTTTCTAATTCGCCAATCGGAAAGAGCGCGTGTTGCAATTGCTCTTGAGACAATTGATTTAAAAAGTAGGTTTGGTCCTTATTACTATCCACCCCACGAAGCAAGTCTACTTCGCCTTGGTCATTTGTTCTCACCCGAGCATAGTGGCCCATAGCTACGTAATCTGCTCCTAGGTCCAAAGCATAATCGAGAAAGGCCTTGAATTTAATCTCTTTATTACACATGACGTCTGGATTAGGGGTACGGTCATGACGATATTCATCGAGAAAGTATTCGAAGACGCGGTCCCAGTATTCTTTTTCAAAGTTGACTGAATAATAAGGAATACCTATCTGACTAGCTACAGCTTGTACATCCCGGTAATCTTCGGTTGCTGTACAAACGCCATTTTCATCAGTGTCATCCCAATTCTTCATGAAAATACCAATGACGTCATATCCCTGTTCTTTCAGCAAGAGCGCGGAAACACTGGAATCCACTCCCCCACTCATGCCTAAAACAACTTTTTTATTTTTCTTATCACTCACAACATCACCATCTTTCTTAACAAAATTTACGATTGAAGGTCGCACGTTTTGTTGTGTTGATAATCTTAGATAGGCCTCAATTGCCTTATCCAGGTAGTAATCATAACAATTTACCTAAAAAACTCAAGTCATTTGATTGAATTTTTATTAAATCTTCAAATGTCCTTGAGTTTGGAGAATGATTATATGTCCATTTTTAGTCTTCACTGATTGCTAAGACTTGCTTGTCAACTAAGTCAGCTAAAATTTCCTCTAAGCGTTTGGCTAAATCTGCCATATCGGAATTTTGGTAAACATTAACCGCCTTCAGCCCCGTCTTATTAGTGACGTTCATTTGCAATTTATCCACTGACTTATCAATTTGAACTTTTAATAAGAGATAGTGACTGGCTTGAAATTCTGGACGAATAGGAATTTCAATTTGATAATTACCTGCCTTAGTGGAAGTAAATCCATAGTCCCGC
This genomic interval carries:
- a CDS encoding formate/nitrite transporter family protein, with product MAYINGKRPEKGILGPLTFDNVEKKTELFDKSFWRYALRSVYATLFLTFGTAIAMMTAQQTNLVAPGLGKFTFAFFFAWSLVLIIYMNGELATANMNFLVVGARKKYISWQKAFTILMVCVLFNFIGGLVCAYIFSRTTIFQDLPADHYLFTAVSGKFVKSALTIFIEGILANIIVNSAVVASNRMVNADGRVYAIIFIIFIFAFLGYEHVIANFVSFPLAFFSNGGPVDGMTLANVLKNFVFTFLGNLVGGGFVIGYVYSWLGDKETSYVD
- the recD2 gene encoding SF1B family DNA helicase RecD2, producing MAATEDYFIGEVEATFFSNPDNYYRVMRITVDDTNTLYSEKNIVVTGNFGTIQDGTTYQFFGNLVDHPKYGVQFKVSHYEGIKITSKDGLIKYLSSDEFPGIGKILAERVVNTLGEKTIDLIVNQPERLKEVKGLTKNKQQMLHEKVKANRGNEDTFIQLSEMGFSNHLAGKIYAKYQDEAVELIKENPYFLVKNIQGFGFQKADLLAQRLEFAYDSPLRIQGAITFSLETICYSNGDTYVKKEELFQQVLNLLNKSQMNLQMVDMQQVADRLSDLVDTNEVIATEEGYFLPSLYYAEKGIVKRLKRIKNERTQSKYENDNLANEIEETEAKLGIQYGPAQRKAIIEALEEKLFILTGGPGTGKTTVLEGIIDIYCRLNNIRLGDYDPSDFPIRLAAPTGRAAKRMSETTGLVATTIHRLIGLTGEEDENNIITSDKETIAGDLLIIDEMSMVDTWLFFQLLEAVPDDMQIILVGDKDQLPSVGPGQVLSDLLRSQTIAWRELDEIFRQDANSTITLLAHDIKNGEMPVDLTKNKADRSFFRVDYFHLADFIAAVAKRALEKDYDVKDIQVLAPMYKGQAGIDQINQKLQESLNPNTDGNKRQVSHFNRLFRLGDKVLQLQNQAEMNVFNGDMGEIVAIFYAKETTSQSDEIVVDFDGNEVTYNRQDFNQLTLAYCVSIHKSQGSEFPIVILPLISQYQRMLQRNLLYTAITRAKQSLILCGEVQAFQSAIQTQASQRHTNLYRSLLEEDELLPKLNSQSSEASPSQDQSTRSQGDESGDQQEDTGNSGMNVKVDWLTPDLLESGQIDPLIGMDGISPYDF
- the mnmA gene encoding tRNA 2-thiouridine(34) synthase MnmA, with protein sequence MSDKKNKKVVLGMSGGVDSSVSALLLKEQGYDVIGIFMKNWDDTDENGVCTATEDYRDVQAVASQIGIPYYSVNFEKEYWDRVFEYFLDEYRHDRTPNPDVMCNKEIKFKAFLDYALDLGADYVAMGHYARVRTNDQGEVDLLRGVDSNKDQTYFLNQLSQEQLQHALFPIGELEKSEVRKIAEDHNLKTAHKKDSTGVCFIGERDFNAFLSNYLPAKPGLMKTLDGQVMAEHHGLMYYTIGQRKGLGIGGTKVGNNEPWFVIGKNQAKNELYVGQGYHHPLLYADYLLASEVSFTSDHFPREDFTCTAKFRYRQKDIPVKVSFLSDDQLRVDFEEPVRAITPGQSVVFYQDEVCLGGATIDAAYKDDKKLQYQ
- a CDS encoding DUF1831 domain-containing protein, which codes for MAFKEKEHLKGSQKSYQVHPNCKAYTLRDYGFTSTKAGNYQIEIPIRPEFQASHYLLLKVQIDKSVDKLQMNVTNKTGLKAVNVYQNSDMADLAKRLEEILADLVDKQVLAISED